One Cryobacterium roopkundense genomic region harbors:
- a CDS encoding M15 family metallopeptidase — MPEIARPGGVSRPARHRLIAILAFVMLAAASVAGGALSGTTRSGTPHSAPASSTTPTADAPLASATPRPAPAALQAPVPVLGGTALSLEDPASLWVVVNKQRPLRPADYSPTDLVAVPVAHTWQPQLRQEASGAVVNMFAAARDEAGLTLASNSAYRGFAAQTRVYDAAVAARGTASADSGIARPGSSEHQTGLAIDVGAVSGRCSLNACFGETSEGRWLAENAGRFGFLLRYPADKVPVTGYEFEPWHFRYIGTDLAADMHERGITTLEEFFGLPPAPGYP, encoded by the coding sequence GTGCCAGAAATTGCTCGGCCCGGCGGGGTATCGCGGCCGGCGCGCCACCGCCTGATCGCGATCCTGGCCTTCGTGATGCTCGCTGCGGCATCCGTCGCCGGGGGCGCGCTGAGCGGCACGACACGCAGCGGCACACCACACAGCGCGCCAGCATCAAGCACAACCCCGACAGCGGATGCCCCGCTCGCCTCCGCCACGCCGCGCCCGGCTCCCGCCGCTCTGCAAGCGCCGGTGCCGGTACTCGGGGGCACGGCGCTCTCGCTCGAAGACCCGGCGAGCCTGTGGGTGGTCGTGAACAAGCAGCGCCCCCTCCGGCCCGCTGACTATTCTCCGACCGACCTCGTGGCCGTTCCGGTGGCGCACACCTGGCAGCCGCAGCTGCGGCAAGAGGCATCCGGTGCCGTCGTGAACATGTTCGCGGCGGCCCGCGACGAGGCCGGGCTCACGCTCGCCTCGAACAGCGCCTATCGGGGGTTCGCGGCGCAGACCCGCGTGTACGACGCGGCCGTGGCCGCACGGGGAACGGCGTCTGCCGACTCGGGCATCGCACGCCCCGGCAGCAGCGAACACCAGACCGGCCTGGCCATTGATGTGGGTGCAGTGTCGGGCCGCTGCTCCCTCAACGCCTGCTTCGGGGAAACCTCCGAGGGTCGCTGGCTGGCGGAGAACGCCGGGCGCTTCGGTTTTCTGCTGCGCTACCCGGCCGACAAGGTGCCGGTGACCGGCTACGAATTCGAGCCCTGGCACTTTCGCTATATCGGCACCGACCTCGCCGCCGACATGCACGAACGAGGCATCACGACTCTCGAGGAATTCTTCGGTCTGCCGCCCGCTCCCGGGTATCCCTGA
- a CDS encoding LCP family protein: MSDQLRPRTNGSKNLATVARHGRLKRSTAFKTVARFVAAGLAVVLVSGVSVAAIATFDVAVSAQPSVHLDNETKGPVPSIGAIDGGVNMLVVGSDSRKGQDAIFGPEDSTGDLNDVTMLLHISEDHTNASVISFPRDMFVPIPSCNKVDGSGSYNAMSRQKINTTLTYGGLACTVATVEKLTGLEIPFAAEVQFSGVMAMSTAVGGVPVCVAEPIEDEYTGLDLAAGEYTLEGYEALQFLRTRHGVGDGSDLTRINNQQLFMSSLVRTVKSADTLSDPGKVYSLAKAVTGNMRLSDSLNNVSVIASIAVALKDIDLDKVVFAQVPTGNVEGGVVPSQPAFKNMFTAIAADESIQLSGTTGGGTVADPNAPVTETPVPAEPVDPAVPVDPAAPVDPAATPVPTDTPGTVLDESVTGQTAADYTCSAGRTLQDQ; the protein is encoded by the coding sequence GTGAGCGACCAACTCCGCCCCCGCACGAACGGCTCGAAGAACCTCGCCACCGTGGCACGTCACGGTCGGTTGAAGCGATCGACGGCCTTCAAGACGGTGGCCAGGTTCGTCGCGGCAGGTTTGGCCGTGGTTTTGGTCAGTGGTGTGTCTGTGGCCGCGATCGCCACGTTCGACGTGGCGGTGAGTGCGCAGCCCAGCGTGCACCTCGACAACGAAACCAAGGGGCCGGTACCGTCGATCGGCGCCATCGACGGCGGCGTCAACATGCTCGTGGTCGGCAGCGACAGCCGCAAGGGCCAGGATGCGATCTTCGGCCCTGAAGATTCCACCGGGGACCTCAACGATGTCACCATGTTGCTGCACATCTCCGAAGACCACACGAACGCATCCGTCATCAGCTTTCCCCGCGACATGTTCGTGCCGATCCCCTCGTGCAACAAGGTGGACGGCAGCGGTTCCTACAATGCGATGAGCCGCCAGAAGATCAACACCACGCTCACCTACGGCGGACTTGCCTGCACCGTCGCCACTGTGGAGAAGCTCACAGGCCTAGAAATCCCCTTTGCGGCCGAGGTTCAGTTCAGCGGCGTGATGGCCATGTCGACCGCTGTCGGCGGCGTGCCCGTCTGCGTGGCGGAGCCGATCGAGGACGAGTACACCGGCCTCGATCTCGCCGCAGGGGAGTACACCTTGGAGGGGTATGAGGCGCTCCAGTTCCTGCGCACCAGGCATGGCGTCGGCGACGGCAGCGACCTGACCCGCATCAACAACCAGCAGCTGTTCATGTCGTCGCTGGTGCGTACGGTCAAGAGCGCAGACACGCTCTCCGACCCGGGCAAGGTCTACTCCCTGGCCAAGGCCGTCACGGGCAACATGCGGCTCTCTGACAGCCTCAACAACGTGTCGGTCATCGCCTCCATCGCGGTTGCTCTGAAGGACATCGACCTCGATAAGGTCGTTTTCGCCCAGGTGCCCACCGGCAACGTGGAGGGCGGCGTGGTGCCGTCCCAGCCGGCGTTCAAGAACATGTTCACGGCCATTGCAGCTGATGAGTCCATCCAGCTGAGCGGCACGACCGGCGGTGGCACGGTTGCCGACCCGAATGCGCCCGTCACCGAGACGCCAGTGCCCGCCGAACCCGTGGACCCCGCGGTGCCGGTTGACCCGGCGGCGCCGGTGGACCCCGCCGCCACGCCGGTCCCGACCGACACGCCGGGAACGGTCCTCGACGAATCTGTCACCGGCCAGACCGCGGCCGACTACACCTGCTCGGCCGGGCGCACCCTCCAAGACCAGTAG
- the serS gene encoding serine--tRNA ligase: MIDPVLLRENPDLFKRSQEARGDSVEAVDAALVADAERRASITAFEDLRATQNLFGKTVAQAPPEQKKALVAEARGLAAEVKAAGAVAAEAEERFTKIVKTIANPIIDGVPAGDEANFVTLRTHGDTPVFDFEPRDHLELGELLGAIDMPRGAKVSGTRFYFLKGIGARLEIALMNMALDRALTAGFVPLITPTLVRPEIMDGTGFLGEHNDEVYYLPGDDLYLTGTSEVALAGYHKDEILDLSDEPLRYAGWSTCYRREAGSGGKDTRGIIRVHQFNKLEMFTYVLPENAEVEHDRLVALQESMLQDLGLSYRVIDVAAGDLGGSAARKFDIEAWVPTQGAYRELTSTSNCTTYQARRLDIRYRTETGKTSPVATLNGTLATTRWIVAILETHQQADGSVRVPAALQPYLGGLELLEPLKPKGGSK, encoded by the coding sequence GTGATTGATCCGGTGCTGTTACGCGAAAATCCTGACCTCTTCAAGCGTTCGCAGGAGGCCCGTGGGGACTCCGTCGAGGCGGTGGATGCCGCGCTCGTCGCCGATGCCGAGCGCCGGGCGTCCATCACGGCGTTCGAAGACCTGCGCGCCACGCAGAACCTGTTCGGCAAGACGGTGGCCCAGGCCCCGCCCGAGCAGAAGAAGGCCCTCGTGGCCGAGGCCCGTGGCCTCGCCGCGGAGGTGAAGGCGGCCGGCGCGGTGGCCGCCGAGGCCGAGGAACGCTTCACGAAGATCGTGAAGACCATCGCCAACCCCATCATCGACGGCGTCCCGGCCGGCGACGAGGCCAACTTCGTCACCCTGCGCACGCACGGCGACACCCCCGTCTTCGACTTTGAGCCGCGCGACCACCTCGAGCTCGGCGAGCTGCTCGGCGCCATTGACATGCCCCGCGGCGCCAAGGTCTCCGGCACGCGCTTCTACTTCCTCAAGGGCATCGGCGCGCGCCTCGAGATCGCGCTGATGAACATGGCGCTCGACAGGGCACTCACGGCCGGCTTTGTGCCGCTGATCACCCCCACTCTCGTGCGCCCCGAAATCATGGACGGCACCGGCTTCCTCGGCGAGCACAACGACGAGGTCTACTACCTGCCCGGCGACGACCTGTACCTCACGGGCACGAGCGAGGTCGCGCTCGCTGGGTATCACAAAGACGAGATCCTCGACCTGAGCGACGAGCCGCTGCGCTACGCCGGCTGGTCGACCTGCTACCGCCGGGAGGCTGGTTCGGGCGGAAAAGACACCCGCGGCATCATCCGCGTGCACCAGTTCAACAAGCTCGAGATGTTCACCTACGTGCTGCCCGAAAACGCCGAGGTCGAGCACGACCGCCTCGTGGCGCTGCAGGAGAGCATGCTGCAAGATCTCGGCCTCAGCTACCGGGTGATCGATGTGGCCGCCGGCGATCTCGGCGGAAGCGCCGCCCGCAAGTTCGACATCGAGGCCTGGGTTCCCACCCAGGGCGCCTACCGCGAGCTCACGAGCACCAGTAACTGCACCACCTACCAGGCGCGCCGTCTCGACATCCGCTATCGCACCGAGACCGGCAAGACCAGCCCCGTCGCCACCCTGAACGGCACTCTCGCCACCACGCGCTGGATCGTGGCGATCCTCGAAACGCATCAGCAAGCGGATGGCTCGGTGCGGGTGCCGGCGGCCCTCCAGCCCTACCTCGGTGGCCTCGAACTGCTCGAACCCCTCAAGCCGAAGGGCGGCTCGAAGTGA
- a CDS encoding amidase domain-containing protein, which translates to MVFSRWQRVGAAAVVGAVVVVGATALVVQAVTDPSEPTAATTPVPTETDAAPRATPQVTTAPVPVPTAPPLDPAVQAQVDYALVHWQNYNAAEYGVLGENDCVNFASQTLIERGWAMDATWNNPLTGDAYAASAAWRSSTALMRYLADSGRATALTDQQRDQVKVGDIAQFDWDNSGDRDHTGVVTKVERVGDTISISFAGHTLDSDFRSVDTAITVDHPGGTAYYWSIP; encoded by the coding sequence GTGGTTTTTTCCCGGTGGCAGAGGGTCGGAGCGGCCGCGGTCGTCGGCGCCGTGGTCGTCGTGGGCGCGACGGCCCTGGTCGTGCAGGCGGTGACCGACCCGTCGGAGCCGACGGCGGCTACGACACCGGTCCCCACCGAAACGGATGCCGCCCCGCGCGCCACCCCGCAGGTCACCACCGCCCCGGTGCCCGTTCCCACCGCCCCGCCCCTTGACCCCGCCGTTCAGGCCCAAGTGGACTACGCGCTCGTGCACTGGCAGAACTACAACGCCGCCGAATACGGTGTGCTCGGCGAGAACGACTGCGTCAACTTCGCCAGCCAGACGCTCATTGAGCGCGGCTGGGCCATGGATGCGACCTGGAACAATCCGCTTACCGGCGACGCGTATGCGGCATCAGCCGCGTGGCGCAGTTCGACGGCGCTCATGCGCTACTTGGCCGACTCAGGGAGGGCCACTGCGTTGACGGACCAGCAGCGCGATCAGGTGAAGGTCGGCGACATCGCGCAGTTCGACTGGGACAACTCCGGTGACCGTGACCATACGGGAGTTGTCACCAAGGTTGAGCGCGTCGGCGACACCATCTCGATCTCATTTGCCGGGCACACGCTGGATTCCGACTTCCGCTCGGTCGACACAGCGATCACAGTGGACCACCCCGGCGGTACCGCGTACTACTGGTCTATCCCTTAG
- the pgm gene encoding phosphoglucomutase (alpha-D-glucose-1,6-bisphosphate-dependent), with protein sequence MSERAGTPAQETDLIDVDALVKAYYDLKPNVDIPAQRVVFGTSGHRGSSLNTAFNEEHIIATTQAIVEYRAGQGITGPLFIGTDPHALSGPAYTTALEVLVANGVRALVDEFNDYVPTPSLSHAILAYNRAEHGDLADGIVVTPSHNPPMDGGFKYNPPHGGPADSDATSWIANRANELIAGGLQDVKMSEPSAVETYDFRGNYVNDLENIIDMQAIKTSGIRIGADPLGGASVGYWGAIRDRYEIDLTVVNPHVDSTWRFMSLDWDEKIRMDPSSASVMASVVAHKDEYDLLTGNDADADRHGIVTPDGGLMNPNHFLAVAIDYLYSHREGWRADAAVGKTLVSSTMIDRVTGFLGRDLWEVPVGFKWFVPGLIDGSVAFGGEESAGASFVRFDGTVWTTDKDGILLALLAAEILAVTGKTPSQRYAELTEHFGSPSYARVDAAATPAQKAALGKLNGDAITATELAGEKITGKFSVAPGNGAAIGGVKVTTQNAWFAARPSGTEDVYKIYAESFLGDEHLRAVQLEAKAIVDAAIA encoded by the coding sequence ATGAGTGAACGCGCAGGAACACCCGCCCAGGAAACAGATTTGATCGATGTCGACGCATTGGTGAAGGCGTACTACGACCTGAAACCCAATGTGGATATCCCCGCCCAGCGGGTTGTCTTCGGCACGTCGGGGCACCGGGGTAGCTCGCTCAACACGGCGTTCAACGAAGAACACATCATCGCCACGACCCAGGCCATCGTGGAATACCGCGCGGGCCAGGGCATCACCGGGCCGCTGTTCATCGGCACGGACCCGCACGCTTTGAGCGGACCTGCCTACACGACGGCCCTCGAGGTGCTCGTGGCCAACGGCGTGCGCGCCCTCGTTGACGAGTTCAACGACTACGTGCCGACCCCCTCGCTGTCCCACGCGATCCTCGCCTACAACCGCGCGGAGCACGGCGACCTGGCCGACGGCATCGTCGTGACCCCGAGCCACAACCCGCCCATGGACGGCGGCTTCAAGTACAACCCGCCCCACGGCGGACCGGCCGACAGTGACGCCACCTCGTGGATCGCGAACCGCGCCAACGAACTCATCGCCGGCGGGCTGCAGGACGTGAAAATGAGCGAGCCGAGCGCTGTCGAGACCTACGACTTTCGCGGCAACTACGTGAACGACCTCGAGAACATCATCGATATGCAGGCCATCAAGACCAGCGGCATCCGCATCGGCGCCGACCCGCTCGGCGGCGCGAGCGTGGGCTACTGGGGTGCCATCCGCGACCGGTACGAGATCGACCTGACCGTGGTCAACCCGCACGTCGACTCCACCTGGCGCTTCATGTCCCTGGACTGGGACGAGAAGATCCGCATGGATCCCTCGAGTGCGTCGGTGATGGCATCCGTCGTGGCCCACAAAGACGAGTACGACCTACTCACCGGCAACGACGCCGACGCCGACCGGCACGGCATCGTGACGCCCGACGGCGGTCTGATGAACCCGAACCACTTCCTGGCCGTGGCCATCGACTATCTGTACAGCCACCGCGAGGGCTGGCGAGCGGATGCCGCCGTCGGTAAGACGCTCGTCTCGTCGACCATGATCGACCGGGTGACCGGCTTTCTCGGCCGCGACCTCTGGGAGGTGCCTGTGGGCTTCAAGTGGTTCGTTCCCGGGCTGATCGACGGCTCGGTGGCGTTCGGCGGCGAGGAGAGCGCTGGCGCCAGTTTCGTGCGCTTCGACGGCACAGTGTGGACCACCGACAAAGACGGCATTCTGCTCGCGCTGCTCGCCGCCGAGATTCTCGCGGTGACCGGCAAAACCCCGAGCCAGCGCTACGCCGAGCTCACGGAGCACTTCGGCTCGCCGTCGTACGCCCGAGTGGATGCCGCGGCGACGCCAGCGCAGAAAGCCGCGCTGGGCAAGCTCAACGGTGACGCCATCACGGCGACCGAGTTGGCTGGCGAGAAGATCACCGGAAAGTTCAGCGTTGCCCCGGGCAACGGCGCCGCGATCGGCGGCGTGAAGGTGACCACCCAGAACGCGTGGTTTGCGGCCCGGCCGAGCGGCACTGAAGACGTGTACAAGATCTACGCGGAGTCGTTCCTCGGCGACGAGCACCTGCGCGCCGTGCAGCTCGAGGCCAAGGCCATCGTGGACGCCGCGATCGCGTAG
- a CDS encoding HAD family hydrolase produces the protein MSAVVERWLVALDIDGTTMHEDGTISDAIIEQVQRLEAAGHAVMLATGRSAAAALPVLDRLSITPQYVVCSNGAITMHRDASAPMGYRREWVETFDPSDVLNSIRPHLVNARFAVEDEHGFYRYTEPIPDATIGMDSEHVDFDELLRHRATRVVVISPDHDMEDFLAVVERMGLSRVSYAIGWTAWLDIAPDGVNKATAMERVRVELGISRERVMAVGDGRNDIDMLNWAAEQGRGVAMGESPDDVLAAGNEVTATVVDDGLALVLATL, from the coding sequence GTGAGCGCGGTCGTGGAACGCTGGCTCGTGGCCCTCGACATCGACGGCACCACGATGCACGAAGACGGCACCATCAGCGACGCGATCATCGAGCAGGTGCAACGCCTCGAGGCGGCCGGCCACGCGGTCATGCTCGCGACCGGGCGCTCGGCCGCGGCCGCGCTGCCGGTGCTCGACAGGCTCTCGATCACGCCGCAGTACGTGGTGTGTTCCAACGGCGCCATCACGATGCACCGCGACGCCAGCGCGCCGATGGGCTACCGACGGGAGTGGGTGGAGACCTTCGACCCGAGCGACGTGCTCAACTCGATTCGCCCACACCTCGTCAATGCCCGCTTCGCCGTGGAAGACGAGCACGGCTTCTATCGCTACACCGAGCCGATCCCCGATGCCACTATCGGCATGGACAGCGAGCACGTCGACTTCGACGAGCTGTTACGCCACCGCGCCACCCGCGTCGTCGTGATCTCGCCCGACCACGACATGGAGGACTTCCTGGCGGTCGTCGAGCGCATGGGCCTCAGCAGAGTGAGCTACGCCATCGGCTGGACGGCGTGGCTCGACATCGCACCCGACGGCGTGAACAAGGCCACCGCCATGGAACGGGTGCGCGTCGAGCTGGGCATATCGCGCGAACGTGTCATGGCGGTCGGTGACGGGCGCAACGATATCGACATGCTCAACTGGGCGGCTGAGCAGGGGCGTGGCGTTGCGATGGGGGAGTCGCCCGACGATGTTCTCGCCGCCGGCAACGAGGTCACCGCCACGGTCGTCGATGACGGTCTCGCGCTCGTTCTCGCCACGCTGTAG
- the pheA gene encoding prephenate dehydratase: MPETPNVTYSFLGPAGTFTEAALAQVPEAQGKPWRAVNNVGEALADVVSGRSVAAMIAIENSVDGGVSATQDALASVPGLRIIGEYLVPVKFVIVARPGTTLKQVRVINAHPVAYAQCRVWLEATLPNHGHIPASSNVAAASSLFENGLADAAIAPPGIDKHYDLVELAHDVGDNPNAVTRFVLVARTNEIPPPTGADKTSIIVELPEDRSGALLDMLEQFATRGVNLSLIQSRPIGDALGRYRFVIDADGHILDERMSDALLGLRRFSPNVLFLGSYPRADKAPNEFTSRYDNEIFIEAREWLTELITGEPRT; encoded by the coding sequence ATGCCAGAGACCCCCAATGTGACGTACAGCTTCCTGGGCCCCGCCGGAACCTTCACCGAAGCGGCCCTCGCCCAGGTGCCGGAGGCGCAGGGCAAGCCGTGGCGCGCGGTCAACAACGTGGGCGAAGCGCTCGCCGACGTCGTGTCCGGACGCAGCGTCGCCGCCATGATCGCCATCGAGAATTCAGTCGACGGCGGTGTCTCCGCCACGCAGGACGCCCTCGCGAGCGTGCCCGGCCTGCGCATCATCGGCGAGTACCTCGTGCCGGTGAAGTTCGTGATCGTCGCCCGTCCGGGCACCACGCTCAAGCAGGTGCGCGTGATCAACGCGCATCCGGTCGCCTACGCGCAGTGCCGCGTCTGGCTCGAGGCGACGCTTCCCAACCACGGCCACATTCCCGCTTCGAGCAATGTCGCCGCGGCGAGTTCCCTGTTCGAGAACGGCCTCGCCGATGCCGCGATCGCCCCACCCGGAATCGACAAGCACTACGACCTCGTCGAGCTCGCCCATGATGTGGGCGACAACCCCAACGCCGTCACCCGGTTCGTTCTGGTGGCGCGCACGAATGAGATCCCGCCGCCCACCGGCGCCGACAAGACGAGCATCATCGTCGAGCTGCCCGAAGACCGCTCCGGCGCGCTGCTTGACATGCTCGAGCAGTTCGCCACCCGCGGCGTGAACCTGAGCCTGATCCAGTCGCGTCCCATCGGCGACGCCCTCGGCCGGTACCGCTTCGTGATCGACGCCGACGGCCATATTCTCGACGAGCGCATGAGCGACGCGCTGCTCGGGCTGCGCCGCTTCAGCCCGAATGTGCTGTTCCTCGGCTCGTATCCCCGGGCCGACAAGGCGCCGAACGAGTTCACCTCGCGCTACGACAACGAGATCTTCATCGAGGCCCGGGAGTGGCTGACCGAACTGATCACGGGCGAGCCGAGAACCTGA
- a CDS encoding amidase domain-containing protein, with product MRPNFTPEHRDQLHNQTRAQLRNQLAHTPRSPPRRESFEAPQPLTRREARTQPRHRVEAAAAPKKTRHLVLTGVMALACAPIAVGIALAHSDSPAGASSSASSVASTPTPSASVTAAPVAKPEPTVSSMVASDSVTPIPADGTSTGPVTGGTVVTLTGADLDTVATVTFGTNAGTVVEATETTITIQTPPSTDFDPGVVPVELLNAAGTPIVVTESPSPSASPSPTATPAPAASAVSQALTFSYVPDPRITAQINYVNAHWNDYNTEEYGSIRGNDCVNFASQSLIERGWTMDAEWNFSTEGAMYSTAWASSTAFAAYLTAHPERATPLTDEQRDQVKVGDVVQFDWDRSGDRDHTGIVTSVTKTDAGVTIQYAGHTFDTIDKSVDESLANSGGTVSYFSVK from the coding sequence GTGCGCCCAAATTTCACTCCAGAACACCGCGACCAGCTTCACAACCAGACCCGCGCCCAGCTCCGCAACCAGCTGGCACACACCCCTCGCAGCCCCCCGCGCCGCGAGTCCTTCGAAGCTCCCCAGCCCCTCACCCGCCGCGAGGCCCGCACTCAGCCGCGGCACCGCGTCGAGGCTGCCGCAGCTCCCAAGAAGACCCGCCACCTCGTTCTGACCGGCGTTATGGCCCTCGCCTGCGCCCCCATCGCCGTCGGCATCGCACTCGCTCACTCGGATTCCCCGGCCGGCGCCTCCAGCTCCGCATCCAGCGTCGCGTCCACGCCGACACCGTCGGCAAGTGTCACCGCCGCCCCCGTCGCCAAGCCTGAGCCCACCGTGAGCAGCATGGTCGCCTCCGACTCCGTCACCCCGATTCCGGCCGACGGCACATCGACCGGCCCGGTAACCGGCGGCACCGTCGTCACCCTCACCGGCGCGGACCTCGACACCGTCGCCACCGTCACCTTCGGTACGAACGCCGGCACCGTCGTTGAAGCCACGGAAACCACGATCACCATCCAGACCCCGCCGTCGACCGACTTCGACCCTGGCGTCGTGCCCGTCGAGCTCCTCAACGCCGCCGGCACTCCGATCGTCGTCACGGAGAGCCCCTCGCCGAGCGCCAGCCCAAGCCCCACGGCCACGCCGGCGCCCGCGGCATCCGCTGTGTCGCAGGCACTCACCTTCAGCTACGTGCCCGACCCCCGCATCACCGCACAGATCAACTACGTGAACGCGCACTGGAACGACTACAACACTGAGGAATACGGAAGCATTCGCGGCAACGACTGCGTGAACTTCGCGAGCCAATCGCTCATCGAGCGCGGCTGGACCATGGACGCCGAGTGGAACTTCAGCACCGAGGGCGCCATGTACAGCACGGCGTGGGCGAGCTCCACGGCCTTCGCCGCGTACCTCACGGCGCACCCCGAGCGGGCGACGCCCCTCACCGACGAGCAGCGCGACCAGGTGAAGGTCGGCGACGTCGTGCAGTTCGACTGGGACCGCTCGGGCGACCGGGACCACACAGGCATCGTCACGAGTGTCACCAAGACGGATGCCGGCGTCACCATCCAGTACGCCGGCCACACGTTCGATACCATCGACAAGTCCGTCGACGAGTCGCTCGCCAACTCCGGCGGAACGGTGTCGTACTTCAGCGTGAAATAG
- a CDS encoding diacylglycerol/lipid kinase family protein yields MTAPDTTRITRQAAVVYNPIKVGLAKLRLSVAAAESTAGWPETHWFETSEEDAGQQATVDALAAGATLVLAAGGDGTVRAVAEALRGSDASLGIVPSGTGNLLARNLQLPLASMDAATAIAFGGTDLAMDLGIASITSAERTTTEHVFLVMAGLGIDAQMIANTNSTLKKQVGWLAYVDAGVRALPKLRPFRIRYSIEGRTDRPVHVSSILVANCGLLPGNIQFLPDARLDDGILDIAVLQPKGVLGWLMIWRRVTWENGVLRRSAVGRKIIERTAWSTERVMTTLRGANVRIALEHPQEFELDGDEFGLVRAVTLRADRGAMLVRVPA; encoded by the coding sequence GTGACAGCCCCCGACACCACACGCATCACCCGGCAGGCCGCCGTCGTGTACAACCCGATCAAGGTTGGCCTTGCGAAGCTGCGCCTGAGCGTGGCCGCGGCCGAGTCGACTGCGGGTTGGCCCGAGACCCACTGGTTCGAGACCAGCGAAGAGGATGCCGGCCAGCAGGCCACCGTAGACGCCCTCGCCGCCGGAGCCACCCTGGTGCTCGCTGCCGGCGGCGACGGCACCGTTCGGGCCGTGGCGGAGGCCCTGCGCGGCTCGGACGCGAGCCTCGGGATTGTGCCGTCCGGCACGGGCAACCTGCTCGCGCGCAACCTGCAGCTCCCGCTTGCCAGCATGGACGCGGCCACCGCGATCGCGTTCGGCGGGACCGACCTGGCCATGGACCTCGGCATCGCGTCGATCACCTCGGCCGAGCGCACGACCACCGAGCACGTGTTCCTCGTGATGGCGGGCCTGGGAATCGATGCCCAGATGATCGCGAACACGAACTCCACCCTGAAGAAGCAGGTGGGTTGGCTGGCCTACGTGGACGCCGGGGTGCGGGCACTTCCCAAACTGCGGCCCTTTCGCATCCGCTACAGCATCGAAGGCCGCACCGACCGGCCGGTGCACGTGAGCTCGATATTGGTGGCGAACTGCGGGCTGCTGCCCGGCAACATCCAGTTTCTGCCCGACGCGCGCCTCGACGACGGCATTCTCGACATTGCGGTGCTGCAGCCCAAGGGCGTGCTGGGCTGGCTGATGATCTGGCGCCGAGTCACCTGGGAGAACGGGGTGCTGCGGCGGTCGGCCGTGGGGCGCAAGATCATCGAGCGCACGGCCTGGTCGACCGAGCGGGTGATGACCACACTGCGCGGCGCGAACGTGCGCATCGCGCTCGAGCATCCGCAGGAATTCGAGCTTGACGGCGACGAGTTCGGCCTCGTGCGGGCCGTGACGCTGCGGGCCGACCGTGGCGCGATGCTCGTGCGCGTTCCCGCCTAG